From the genome of Streptomyces sp. V1I1, one region includes:
- a CDS encoding YbaB/EbfC family nucleoid-associated protein: MIPGGGQPNMQELLQQAQKMQQDLARAQEELAQTEVEGQAGGGLVKATVTGSGDLRALVIDPKAVDPEDTETLADLVVAAVQAANENAQQLQQQKLGPLAQGLGGMPGLPF; the protein is encoded by the coding sequence GTGATTCCCGGTGGTGGCCAGCCCAATATGCAGGAGCTCCTCCAGCAGGCCCAGAAGATGCAGCAGGATCTCGCGCGGGCCCAGGAAGAGCTTGCGCAGACCGAGGTCGAGGGCCAGGCGGGCGGCGGCCTGGTGAAGGCCACCGTCACCGGCTCCGGCGATCTGCGGGCCCTCGTCATCGACCCCAAGGCCGTCGACCCCGAGGACACCGAGACCCTCGCGGACCTCGTCGTCGCCGCCGTCCAGGCCGCGAACGAGAATGCGCAGCAGCTCCAGCAGCAAAAACTCGGCCCGCTCGCGCAGGGTCTGGGCGGCATGCCGGGCCTGCCCTTCTAG
- a CDS encoding aspartate aminotransferase family protein — protein sequence MTPHPDPQAGAAVKAADRAHVFHSWSAQGLIDPLAVAGAEGSYFWDYDGNRYLDFTSGLVYTNIGYQHSKVVAAIQEQAGKLTTFAPAFAVEARSEAARLIAERTPGDLDKIFFTNGGAEAVEHAIRMARLHTGRPKVLSTYRSYHGGTATAVNVTGDPRRWASDNGTSGVVHFWGPFLYRSPFYATTEAEECERALRHLEDTIAFEGPATIAAIILETIPGTAGIMTPPPGYLAGVREICDRYGIVFVLDEVMAGFGRTGKWFAAEHFDVTPDLLTFAKGVNSGYVPLGGVAISQKIAATFETRPYPGGLTYSGHPLACAAAVATINVMAEEKVVENAAHIGETVLGPGLRELAERHPSVGEVRGTGVFWALDLVKDRETREPLVPYNATGAANAPMAAFAAACKKNGLWPFVNMNRTHAVPPCNVTEAEAKEGLAALDAALSVADEHAA from the coding sequence ATGACCCCTCATCCCGACCCCCAGGCCGGCGCTGCCGTGAAGGCCGCAGACCGTGCGCATGTGTTTCATTCCTGGTCCGCCCAGGGCCTGATCGACCCGCTCGCCGTCGCCGGTGCCGAGGGCTCGTACTTCTGGGACTACGACGGGAACCGCTACCTCGACTTCACCAGCGGCCTCGTCTACACCAACATCGGCTACCAGCACTCCAAGGTCGTCGCCGCGATCCAGGAGCAGGCCGGCAAGCTCACCACCTTCGCGCCCGCGTTCGCCGTCGAGGCGCGTTCCGAGGCCGCACGCCTCATCGCCGAGCGCACCCCCGGCGACCTCGACAAGATCTTCTTCACCAACGGCGGCGCCGAGGCCGTCGAGCACGCCATCCGGATGGCCCGTCTGCACACGGGCCGACCGAAGGTCCTGAGCACCTACCGCTCGTACCACGGCGGCACCGCCACCGCGGTCAACGTCACCGGTGACCCGCGCCGCTGGGCCTCCGACAACGGCACCTCCGGCGTCGTGCACTTCTGGGGGCCGTTCCTCTACCGCTCGCCGTTCTACGCGACGACCGAGGCCGAGGAGTGCGAGCGCGCGCTCCGGCACCTGGAGGACACCATCGCCTTCGAGGGTCCGGCGACCATCGCCGCGATCATCCTGGAGACGATCCCCGGGACCGCCGGGATCATGACGCCGCCGCCCGGCTACCTCGCGGGCGTACGCGAGATCTGCGACCGGTACGGGATTGTCTTCGTACTCGACGAGGTCATGGCGGGCTTCGGGCGCACCGGCAAGTGGTTCGCCGCCGAACACTTCGATGTGACGCCCGACCTGCTGACCTTCGCCAAGGGCGTCAACTCCGGTTACGTGCCCCTCGGCGGCGTCGCGATCAGTCAGAAGATCGCCGCGACCTTCGAGACCCGCCCCTATCCGGGCGGACTCACCTACTCCGGCCACCCCCTCGCCTGCGCCGCCGCCGTCGCCACGATCAACGTGATGGCGGAGGAGAAGGTCGTCGAGAACGCGGCCCACATCGGTGAGACGGTCCTCGGCCCGGGCCTGCGGGAGCTCGCCGAGCGGCACCCGAGCGTCGGTGAGGTGCGCGGCACGGGCGTGTTCTGGGCGCTGGACCTGGTCAAGGACCGGGAGACGCGCGAACCGCTGGTGCCGTACAACGCGACGGGCGCGGCGAACGCCCCGATGGCCGCGTTCGCCGCCGCGTGCAAGAAGAACGGCCTGTGGCCCTTCGTCAACATGAACCGTACGCACGCGGTGCCGCCCTGCAATGTCACCGAGGCGGAGGCGAAGGAGGGGCTGGCGGCGCTGGACGCGGCGCTGTCGGTCGCCGACGAGCACGCGGCGTAG
- a CDS encoding NADP-dependent oxidoreductase, giving the protein MRAIGQDTLGGPEVLKVVEIDRPEPGFSEVLVRVHAAGVNPTDWWHRATGGLLGGQPIPLGWDVSGVVEEVGLGVTMYRPGDEVFGMPRLPQPAGTYAEFITSPARHLARKPAGISHVEAAALPLAGLTAWQSLVDTADVRPGQRVLVHAAAGGVGHLAVQIAKARGAYVIGTARSPKHDFLRGVGADEVIDYTQTDFVTAARDIDVVLDTIGGEYGTRSLRTLRPGGIVVSIASPAEASLAAVAEQRGLRAGFTMVEPDNGGLKEIAALIEAGKLRVHVDTVLPLEEAGKAHEIGEAGRTTGKIVLTVA; this is encoded by the coding sequence ATGCGCGCCATCGGCCAGGACACCCTCGGCGGACCCGAAGTCCTCAAAGTCGTCGAGATCGACAGGCCCGAGCCCGGGTTCTCCGAGGTCCTCGTCCGGGTGCACGCGGCCGGCGTCAACCCGACCGACTGGTGGCACCGTGCGACCGGCGGCCTGCTGGGCGGGCAGCCGATCCCGCTCGGCTGGGACGTCTCGGGCGTGGTGGAGGAGGTCGGCCTGGGCGTGACGATGTACCGGCCGGGCGACGAGGTGTTCGGCATGCCGCGGCTGCCCCAACCGGCGGGCACGTACGCGGAGTTCATCACCTCGCCCGCGCGCCATCTGGCCCGCAAGCCCGCCGGGATCTCCCACGTGGAGGCCGCCGCGCTCCCCCTCGCCGGGCTCACCGCCTGGCAGTCCCTGGTGGACACCGCCGATGTACGCCCCGGTCAGCGGGTCCTCGTCCACGCGGCGGCGGGCGGCGTCGGCCATCTCGCCGTCCAGATCGCCAAGGCCCGCGGCGCGTATGTCATCGGCACGGCACGCTCGCCCAAGCACGACTTTCTGCGCGGCGTCGGCGCGGACGAGGTCATCGACTACACGCAGACCGACTTCGTCACGGCCGCCCGCGACATCGACGTCGTACTCGACACCATCGGCGGCGAGTACGGCACGCGCTCGCTGCGGACCCTGCGCCCGGGCGGCATCGTCGTCTCGATCGCGTCCCCGGCCGAGGCGTCCCTGGCGGCCGTGGCCGAACAGCGGGGCCTGCGCGCCGGGTTCACCATGGTGGAGCCCGACAACGGCGGCCTGAAGGAGATCGCGGCGCTGATCGAGGCGGGGAAGCTGCGCGTGCATGTCGACACGGTGCTGCCGCTGGAGGAGGCGGGGAAGGCGCACGAGATCGGCGAGGCGGGCCGTACGACCGGCAAGATCGTCCTCACGGTGGCGTAG
- a CDS encoding GlxA family transcriptional regulator yields MHRVVVLALDGVYPFEMTIPVRIFDTAQGADGERLYEVITCSLDGGPIRTSADFSVTVAHAADVLATADTLVIPPFACGPDEQRDWLPEPLAEAFARLRPGTRMVSICTASYVLAAAGLLDGRPATTHWNEAARFQRMFPEVKVDPGVLFVDDGDVLTAAGVAAGVDLCLHLVRRDHGSEVANRVARLCVVPPWREGGQAQFIERPVPEPSAATTEATRAWALGELGRPLTLGELAAHARMSVRTFSRRFRDEVGMTPGQWLTQQRVEHARRLLETTDWPVDRVAGEAGFGTAASLRQHMAATTGVSPMAYRQTFRAQDGRGRPAAV; encoded by the coding sequence ATGCATCGTGTCGTGGTACTCGCGCTCGACGGCGTCTATCCCTTCGAAATGACCATTCCCGTCCGGATCTTCGACACCGCGCAGGGAGCGGACGGCGAGCGGCTCTACGAGGTGATCACCTGCAGCCTCGACGGCGGTCCCATCCGCACCAGCGCCGACTTCTCCGTCACCGTCGCCCACGCGGCCGACGTGCTGGCGACCGCGGACACCCTGGTGATCCCGCCCTTCGCCTGTGGCCCTGACGAGCAGCGGGACTGGCTGCCCGAACCTCTCGCCGAGGCGTTCGCCCGGCTGCGGCCCGGCACCCGGATGGTGTCGATCTGCACCGCCTCGTACGTCCTCGCCGCCGCCGGGTTGCTTGACGGCCGCCCGGCGACCACGCACTGGAACGAGGCCGCGCGCTTCCAGCGGATGTTCCCTGAGGTCAAGGTCGATCCGGGCGTGCTGTTCGTCGACGACGGCGATGTGCTCACCGCGGCGGGCGTCGCCGCGGGCGTCGACCTGTGCCTGCATCTCGTACGCCGCGACCACGGCAGCGAGGTCGCTAACCGGGTGGCGCGGCTGTGCGTCGTACCGCCGTGGCGGGAGGGCGGCCAGGCGCAGTTCATCGAACGCCCGGTGCCGGAGCCCTCCGCGGCGACCACGGAGGCGACCCGCGCCTGGGCGCTCGGGGAGCTCGGACGGCCGCTCACGCTCGGGGAGTTGGCCGCGCATGCGCGGATGAGCGTACGGACGTTCTCGCGGCGGTTCCGGGACGAGGTGGGGATGACGCCGGGGCAGTGGCTGACGCAGCAGCGCGTCGAGCATGCGCGCAGGCTGCTGGAGACGACGGACTGGCCGGTGGACCGGGTGGCGGGGGAGGCGGGGTTCGGGACGGCGGCGTCGCTGCGGCAGCACATGGCGGCGACGACCGGGGTGTCGCCGATGGCGTACCGCCAGACGTTCCGCGCGCAGGATGGCCGGGGCCGTCCGGCGGCCGTCTAG
- a CDS encoding GntR family transcriptional regulator, which yields MRGTDSSTAVTRNTLRRQIADALRDEVLAGRLQPGQEFTVKQIAEQYGVSATPVREALVDLSAQGLLDSDEHRGFKVHQFSVEDYRGMIEARSLIVDGVFRHISKRGAKRGSGIHGKALVSVRRRAEEAARAARCGDLDILIGYDLRFWRELSEVVANRYISDFLHRLRVQAWVFAVPYLRADAELGDWLWSGHEDLVDAAALGDSDKARAVIDSYNDHGLAWADRLER from the coding sequence ATGCGCGGTACAGACAGCAGTACCGCTGTCACCCGCAACACCCTGCGGCGACAGATCGCGGACGCGCTGCGTGACGAGGTTCTGGCGGGGCGTCTGCAGCCCGGACAGGAATTCACCGTCAAGCAGATCGCCGAGCAGTACGGCGTTTCCGCGACGCCCGTCCGGGAAGCCCTCGTCGATCTCTCCGCCCAGGGGCTGCTCGACTCCGACGAGCACCGGGGCTTCAAGGTGCACCAGTTCTCGGTCGAGGACTACCGCGGCATGATCGAGGCCCGCTCCCTGATCGTGGACGGTGTGTTCCGTCACATCTCCAAGCGCGGCGCCAAGCGCGGCTCCGGCATCCACGGCAAGGCACTCGTGTCCGTACGCCGCCGGGCCGAGGAGGCCGCCCGCGCGGCCCGCTGCGGGGACCTCGACATTCTCATCGGCTACGACCTGCGCTTCTGGCGCGAGCTCAGCGAGGTCGTCGCCAACCGCTACATCTCCGACTTCCTGCACCGGCTGCGCGTCCAGGCCTGGGTGTTCGCCGTCCCCTATCTGCGCGCCGACGCCGAGCTGGGGGACTGGCTGTGGAGCGGCCACGAGGACCTGGTGGACGCCGCCGCGCTCGGCGACTCCGACAAAGCGCGCGCGGTGATCGACTCGTACAATGACCATGGGCTCGCCTGGGCGGATCGACTGGAGCGGTGA
- a CDS encoding DUF5063 domain-containing protein, whose product MSDANLHAANQDPDDFAVQIADSIESFIVATTEVAKGDEPDSAVPFLLLEVSQLLLTGGRLGAHEDIVPDERYEPDTGPDLDVDDLRERFAVLLEPVDIFSEVFDPYEPRKAPVACRISDNLADIVTDLRHGLAHYRAGRTSEALWWWQFSYFSNWGPTASATLRALQSLVSHVRLDQPLEELDGLDTDEDLTEEALAEEAGKVMSEEIAGPLGLRTAT is encoded by the coding sequence ATGTCTGACGCCAACCTGCACGCCGCCAATCAGGACCCGGACGACTTCGCGGTCCAGATCGCGGACTCGATCGAATCCTTCATCGTCGCGACCACGGAGGTCGCGAAGGGCGACGAGCCCGACAGCGCGGTGCCCTTCCTGCTGCTGGAGGTCTCCCAACTCCTGCTGACGGGCGGTCGGCTGGGCGCGCACGAGGACATCGTCCCCGACGAACGGTACGAACCGGACACCGGCCCCGACCTGGACGTCGATGACCTGCGCGAGCGGTTCGCCGTGCTGCTCGAGCCGGTGGACATCTTCTCCGAGGTCTTCGACCCGTACGAACCGCGCAAGGCCCCGGTCGCCTGCCGGATCTCCGACAACCTCGCGGACATCGTCACCGACCTGCGCCACGGCCTGGCCCACTACCGGGCGGGCCGCACCAGCGAGGCGCTGTGGTGGTGGCAGTTCTCGTACTTCTCCAACTGGGGCCCGACCGCCTCCGCGACACTGCGCGCCCTGCAGTCGCTGGTCTCCCATGTCCGCCTGGACCAGCCGCTGGAGGAGCTGGACGGCCTGGACACGGACGAGGATCTGACCGAGGAGGCGCTGGCGGAGGAGGCCGGCAAGGTCATGTCGGAGGAGATCGCGGGCCCGCTGGGCCTGCGTACGGCCACCTGA
- the recR gene encoding recombination mediator RecR: MYEGVVQDLIDELGRLPGVGPKSAQRIAFHILQAEPTDVRRLAHALLEVKDKVRFCAVCGNVAQQELCNICRDPRRDQSVICVVEEPKDVVAVERTREFRGRYHVLGGAISPIEGVGPDDLRIRELLARLADGTITELILATDPNLEGEATATYLARMVKPMGLKVTRLASGLPVGGDLEYADEVTLGRAFEGRRLLDV, encoded by the coding sequence TTGTACGAAGGCGTGGTTCAGGACCTCATCGACGAATTGGGCAGGCTGCCCGGCGTCGGTCCCAAGAGCGCGCAGCGGATCGCCTTCCACATCCTCCAGGCCGAGCCGACCGACGTCCGCCGCCTCGCTCACGCCCTCCTCGAGGTGAAGGACAAGGTCCGCTTCTGCGCGGTGTGCGGCAATGTCGCGCAGCAGGAGCTGTGCAACATCTGCCGTGATCCGCGCCGCGACCAGTCGGTCATCTGCGTGGTGGAGGAGCCCAAGGATGTCGTCGCGGTCGAGCGGACCCGGGAGTTCCGGGGCCGTTACCACGTGCTCGGCGGGGCCATCAGCCCCATCGAGGGCGTCGGCCCCGACGACCTGCGGATCCGTGAGCTGCTGGCCCGCCTCGCGGACGGCACGATCACGGAGTTGATCCTGGCCACGGACCCCAATCTGGAGGGCGAGGCCACCGCCACGTATCTGGCACGCATGGTCAAGCCGATGGGACTCAAGGTCACACGGCTGGCCAGCGGTCTGCCCGTGGGGGGAGACTTGGAATACGCCGACGAGGTCACGCTGGGGCGTGCCTTCGAGGGGAGACGACTTCTCGATGTCTGA
- a CDS encoding dolichyl-phosphate beta-glucosyltransferase, with amino-acid sequence MSVDLSVVVPAYNEEERLGPTLDAICAHLRGEPGRWGDWELIVVDDGSTDGTAKIAKQAAAEEPRIQVVSGDGNHGKGSALRLGVLSSYGRRVLITDADLATPIEELDRLDKQLAAEDSAAAIGSRAHPDSRIEVHQRRSREWLGRMGNRLIRAVAVPGIHDTQCGFKLFDGDKARAAFADSRLDGWGIDVEILRFFRREGWPVTEVPVRWSHQAGSKVKPLDYGRVLLELVRLRARAVRPVDLAVTGLFLLASVLLYKGLWTDLDRGYLADAGSDQNQWEWFFAVTADNVVHLRNPLFTTLQGYPDGVNLMANTVMLGLSVPLTPVTLLFGPTVTWALVLTLGLTATATAWYWLIARRLTTNRWAAALGGAFAAFAPPMISHGNAHPNFLVLFMIPVIIDRALRLCEGRNVVRDGVLLGLFATYQIFLGEEPLLLASMGMLLFALSYALVRRDVARTAWQPLLRGLAVAAGVCLPLVAFPLGWQFFGPQSYASVLHGDNMGNSPLAFLEFAGRSLMGSDEGADPLAFNRTEQNAFYGWPLVALAAAIVVRLWRVALVKALAFTGVAAAFLSLGPKFRIPYTDIVLTGPWRALAHQPLFESVIESRVAMICAPVLGVLIALAVDRLLATRERVNRAVGLAAVAAALVPVLPTPYPVRERAEIPAFVTEGMYSAYLSEGESVVTVPLPSPGNAEALHWQSATGLGFPVAGGYFNGPWGPERMGIYGATPRHTSNLFNDVRSSGRVPVIGPNWQAQARGDLAAWRAGVVVLAPQYNDVALYATVEKLLGRPGKRVGGMWVWDVGAERVRG; translated from the coding sequence GTGAGCGTGGATCTGAGCGTCGTCGTCCCGGCGTACAACGAGGAAGAACGGCTGGGCCCCACCCTTGACGCCATCTGTGCGCATCTGCGCGGGGAGCCGGGCCGTTGGGGCGACTGGGAGCTGATCGTCGTGGACGACGGCTCCACCGACGGCACCGCCAAGATCGCAAAGCAGGCCGCGGCCGAGGAGCCGCGCATCCAGGTCGTCTCCGGCGACGGCAACCACGGCAAGGGCAGCGCCCTGCGCCTGGGCGTGCTCTCCTCGTACGGCCGGCGCGTCCTGATCACCGACGCCGACCTCGCGACGCCCATCGAGGAGCTCGACCGCCTCGACAAGCAGCTCGCGGCGGAGGACAGCGCGGCGGCGATCGGCTCGCGCGCGCACCCCGACTCCCGTATCGAGGTGCACCAGCGGCGTTCGCGCGAATGGCTCGGCCGGATGGGCAACCGCCTCATACGCGCCGTCGCGGTGCCCGGCATCCACGACACCCAGTGCGGCTTCAAGCTCTTCGACGGCGACAAGGCGCGCGCGGCTTTCGCCGACTCGCGGCTCGACGGGTGGGGGATCGACGTCGAGATACTGCGGTTCTTCCGGCGCGAGGGCTGGCCGGTCACGGAGGTCCCGGTGCGCTGGTCGCACCAGGCAGGCTCCAAGGTCAAGCCGTTGGACTACGGCAGGGTGCTGCTGGAACTCGTCAGGCTGCGGGCACGTGCCGTACGCCCCGTCGACCTCGCCGTCACCGGCCTCTTCCTGCTCGCTTCCGTGCTGCTCTACAAGGGGCTGTGGACCGACCTCGATCGCGGCTACCTCGCCGACGCGGGCTCGGACCAGAACCAGTGGGAGTGGTTCTTCGCGGTCACCGCCGACAATGTCGTGCATCTGCGGAACCCCCTGTTCACGACCTTGCAGGGGTATCCCGACGGCGTGAATCTGATGGCGAACACCGTCATGCTCGGGCTCTCCGTCCCGCTCACGCCCGTCACTCTGCTGTTCGGCCCGACTGTCACCTGGGCGCTGGTGCTCACGCTGGGACTGACGGCGACGGCGACGGCCTGGTACTGGCTGATCGCCCGGCGGCTGACGACGAACCGGTGGGCGGCGGCGCTCGGCGGCGCCTTCGCCGCCTTCGCGCCGCCGATGATCTCGCACGGCAACGCGCACCCCAACTTCCTTGTGTTGTTCATGATTCCGGTGATCATCGACCGGGCGCTGCGGCTGTGCGAGGGGCGCAATGTCGTACGCGACGGGGTGCTCCTCGGCCTGTTCGCGACGTATCAGATCTTCCTCGGCGAGGAGCCGCTGCTGCTCGCGTCGATGGGCATGCTGCTCTTCGCGCTCTCGTACGCGCTCGTGCGCCGCGATGTGGCGCGGACGGCCTGGCAGCCGCTGCTGCGCGGGCTCGCCGTCGCAGCGGGCGTCTGTCTGCCGCTGGTCGCCTTCCCGCTGGGCTGGCAGTTCTTCGGCCCGCAGAGCTATGCGAGCGTGCTGCACGGCGACAACATGGGCAACAGCCCGCTCGCCTTCCTGGAGTTCGCGGGCCGCTCGCTGATGGGATCGGACGAGGGCGCGGACCCGCTCGCGTTCAACCGCACCGAGCAGAACGCCTTCTACGGCTGGCCGCTGGTCGCGCTGGCGGCGGCGATCGTGGTGCGGCTGTGGCGGGTTGCGCTGGTCAAGGCGCTTGCCTTTACGGGGGTGGCGGCGGCGTTCCTCTCGCTCGGCCCGAAGTTCCGCATCCCGTACACCGACATCGTGCTCACCGGCCCGTGGCGGGCGCTGGCCCATCAGCCGCTGTTCGAATCGGTCATCGAGTCGCGGGTGGCGATGATCTGCGCGCCGGTGCTGGGCGTGCTGATCGCGCTGGCGGTCGACCGGCTGCTGGCCACCCGGGAGCGGGTGAACCGGGCGGTGGGTCTGGCGGCGGTGGCCGCGGCACTGGTGCCTGTGCTGCCGACGCCGTATCCGGTGCGGGAGCGTGCGGAGATCCCGGCGTTCGTCACGGAAGGGATGTACAGCGCGTATCTCTCCGAGGGCGAATCGGTGGTCACGGTGCCGCTGCCCTCCCCCGGCAATGCGGAGGCCCTGCACTGGCAGTCGGCCACCGGGCTCGGCTTCCCGGTCGCCGGCGGCTACTTCAACGGGCCTTGGGGCCCGGAGCGCATGGGCATCTACGGCGCGACGCCCCGGCACACCTCCAACCTCTTCAACGATGTGCGCAGCAGCGGGCGGGTCCCGGTGATCGGCCCCAACTGGCAGGCGCAGGCGCGCGGCGATCTGGCGGCGTGGCGGGCGGGCGTGGTGGTGCTGGCGCCGCAGTACAACGACGTGGCCCTGTATGCGACGGTGGAGAAACTGCTCGGCCGACCGGGCAAGCGTGTGGGCGGCATGTGGGTATGGGATGTGGGGGCGGAGCGCGTGCGGGGCTGA
- a CDS encoding SLATT domain-containing protein — protein MSQPDMQPGGPAREERGEAPRGDLAGRPFPLGDWGEPAERLHELYRWVEQDALRTARWYLADRVWKRRTARVLRLGTALGVIAGAALPLLDLAGVLDGAAGWGYLSLLLGAACLACDRYFGLTSGWIRDVATAQAVQRRLLALQFDWASESVREVLGPTEGTASEAAERCLGVLRRFSEDVSELVRSETADWAGEFRSGPAPLVMQPTRMGIGGAGRADGAGGPGRVPLPPGTRPNMPRQRPPEAPR, from the coding sequence GTGAGCCAGCCGGACATGCAGCCCGGGGGGCCGGCCCGGGAGGAACGTGGCGAGGCGCCGCGCGGTGACCTGGCCGGGAGGCCGTTTCCGCTCGGCGACTGGGGTGAGCCGGCGGAGCGCCTCCACGAGCTGTACAGGTGGGTCGAACAGGACGCGCTGCGTACGGCGCGGTGGTATCTCGCGGACCGCGTGTGGAAACGGCGTACGGCACGGGTGCTGCGGCTCGGCACGGCCCTGGGGGTGATCGCCGGGGCGGCGCTCCCACTGCTCGACCTGGCGGGCGTGCTGGACGGGGCGGCGGGGTGGGGGTACCTGTCGCTGCTGCTGGGGGCGGCGTGCCTGGCCTGCGACCGGTACTTCGGGCTGACTTCGGGCTGGATAAGGGACGTCGCAACGGCGCAGGCGGTGCAGCGCAGGCTGCTGGCGCTGCAGTTCGACTGGGCGTCGGAGAGCGTACGGGAGGTGCTGGGCCCGACGGAGGGCACGGCGAGCGAGGCGGCGGAGCGGTGTCTGGGGGTGCTGCGGCGGTTCTCGGAGGACGTCTCGGAGCTGGTGCGGTCGGAGACGGCGGACTGGGCGGGGGAGTTCCGGTCGGGTCCGGCGCCGTTGGTGATGCAGCCGACGAGGATGGGGATCGGCGGCGCGGGGCGGGCGGACGGGGCGGGGGGGCCGGGGCGGGTGCCGTTGCCGCCGGGGACGCGGCCGAACATGCCGAGGCAGCGGCCTCCGGAGGCGCCGCGCTGA
- a CDS encoding type 1 glutamine amidotransferase family protein, whose amino-acid sequence MNRTVHLAVYNTYADWETGHTTAHLTQNGFAVKTVGPTSDPVTTMGGVRIQPDLALTGLRPEDSALLILTGANLWDTGDDLAPFAAKAREFLDAGVPVAAICGATAGLAREGLLDDREHTSAVSFYLDATGYKGGEHYRDTDAVTDGDLITAGPTEPVAFAREVFARLGVYEGEKLDAWYRLFHDSDASAYEILEG is encoded by the coding sequence ATGAACCGCACCGTTCATCTCGCCGTCTACAACACCTACGCCGACTGGGAGACCGGCCACACCACCGCCCACCTCACCCAGAACGGCTTCGCCGTCAAGACCGTCGGCCCCACGAGCGACCCCGTCACCACCATGGGCGGCGTCCGCATCCAGCCCGACCTCGCGCTCACCGGACTCCGCCCCGAGGACAGCGCCCTCCTCATCCTCACCGGCGCGAACCTCTGGGACACCGGCGACGACCTCGCCCCCTTCGCCGCCAAGGCGCGCGAGTTCCTCGATGCCGGGGTGCCCGTCGCCGCCATCTGCGGGGCCACCGCCGGGCTCGCCCGCGAGGGGCTGCTCGACGATCGCGAGCACACCAGCGCCGTCTCCTTCTACCTCGACGCCACCGGCTACAAGGGCGGTGAGCACTACCGCGACACGGACGCCGTCACCGACGGCGACCTGATCACCGCGGGACCCACCGAGCCCGTCGCCTTCGCCCGCGAGGTCTTCGCTCGGCTCGGTGTGTACGAGGGCGAGAAGCTGGACGCCTGGTATCGGCTCTTCCACGACTCGGACGCCTCCGCGTACGAGATCCTCGAAGGATGA
- a CDS encoding class I SAM-dependent methyltransferase — protein sequence MSQTSTSAQSPAATIAGESADETADEALPRPPRFADVKGWFWPADQLLFDWFLSHQRDTDPDGRGDLLELGAYLGKSAIFTGQYLRDGEEFTVCDLWDSEAPDDPNSAEMDRSYSTLTRRAFEANYLSFHDELPTLVQAPTSVITSRVRAGSCRFVHVDASHLYEHVHGDIEAAKALLQPEGIVSFDDFRAEHCPGVSAAVWGAVATTGLKPIVITGTKLYGTWGDPEPVREALLSWLETRTDMWHGVEEVAGVPLIRIKGNKAESPVHPKSRHKPEAEPEPAAVQPAPAAPAAAARPRPRPSRARRLAKDLLPPILTRALRSRRTA from the coding sequence ATGTCACAGACGAGTACCTCGGCACAGTCCCCCGCGGCGACGATCGCGGGGGAAAGCGCGGACGAGACCGCGGACGAAGCGCTTCCCAGGCCGCCGCGTTTCGCGGACGTGAAGGGCTGGTTCTGGCCCGCTGACCAGCTGCTCTTCGACTGGTTCCTGAGCCATCAGCGGGACACGGACCCGGACGGCCGGGGGGACCTGCTGGAGCTCGGCGCGTACCTGGGCAAGAGCGCGATCTTCACGGGGCAGTATCTGCGGGACGGTGAGGAGTTCACGGTCTGCGACCTCTGGGACTCCGAGGCGCCGGACGACCCCAACAGCGCGGAGATGGACCGGTCGTACTCGACGCTGACGCGGCGCGCGTTCGAGGCGAACTATCTGTCGTTCCACGACGAGCTGCCCACGCTGGTGCAGGCCCCGACCTCGGTGATCACCTCCCGGGTCCGCGCGGGGAGCTGCCGCTTCGTGCATGTCGACGCGTCGCATCTGTACGAGCATGTGCACGGCGACATCGAGGCGGCGAAGGCGCTGCTGCAGCCGGAGGGCATCGTGTCCTTCGACGACTTCCGCGCGGAGCACTGCCCGGGCGTCTCGGCGGCGGTGTGGGGCGCGGTGGCGACGACGGGCCTGAAGCCGATCGTGATCACGGGCACGAAGCTGTACGGCACGTGGGGCGACCCGGAGCCGGTGCGCGAGGCGCTGCTGAGCTGGCTGGAGACGCGTACGGACATGTGGCACGGGGTGGAGGAGGTGGCGGGGGTCCCGCTGATCCGCATCAAGGGCAACAAGGCGGAGTCCCCGGTGCACCCGAAGTCCCGCCACAAGCCGGAAGCCGAGCCCGAGCCGGCAGCTGTGCAGCCCGCCCCGGCGGCGCCCGCTGCTGCGGCTCGCCCCCGCCCTCGCCCTTCCCGCGCCCGCCGCCTGGCGAAGGACCTGCTCCCCCCGATCCTGACCCGAGCACTCAGGTCCCGTCGAACCGCGTGA